A part of Prolixibacteraceae bacterium genomic DNA contains:
- a CDS encoding DUF1015 family protein, producing the protein MAILKAFKGLRPRTDLATQVASRPYDVLNSEEARKESEGNPYSLLHIIKPEIAFEAGKDEHAPDVYDKAVDKFKEFQKEGWLEQDNEDKLYIYAQTMNGRTQYGIVGCAAVDDYLNGVIKKHELTRADKEEDRMKHVRNTQANMEPVFFSYPAVDAIDAYVEKFVADHKPVYDFVAEDGFGHHFWVIDKPEDIRFISDQFAKVSNTYIADGHHRTAAAALVGKEMREKNPNHTGDEEYNFFLAVHFPDNQLKIIDYNRLVKDLNGMSSDQFINLLKTKFDFVDSSTEELTPEKLHQFCMYIEGKWYRFDAKPEMCNDDDPIQGLDVTILSEHILDPVLGIKDLRRDKRIDFVGGIRGLGELSRRVDSDEMKVAFALYPVSMQQLVNIADTDNIMPPKTTWFEPKLRSGLVVHKLQ; encoded by the coding sequence ATGGCTATTCTAAAAGCATTTAAAGGTTTACGTCCACGTACAGATTTGGCAACACAAGTTGCATCTCGCCCATATGATGTTCTAAATTCAGAGGAAGCGAGAAAAGAATCCGAAGGAAATCCATATTCTCTACTACATATCATCAAACCTGAGATTGCCTTTGAGGCAGGTAAGGATGAGCATGCACCAGATGTGTATGATAAAGCAGTAGATAAATTTAAGGAGTTCCAAAAAGAAGGATGGTTAGAGCAGGATAATGAAGATAAACTTTATATCTATGCCCAGACAATGAATGGCCGAACACAATATGGTATTGTGGGTTGTGCAGCCGTAGATGACTATCTTAATGGGGTGATTAAGAAACATGAGTTAACACGAGCAGATAAAGAAGAAGATCGCATGAAGCATGTGAGAAATACACAAGCAAATATGGAGCCTGTATTTTTCTCATATCCAGCGGTGGATGCTATTGATGCTTATGTAGAGAAATTTGTTGCAGATCATAAACCCGTTTATGACTTTGTTGCAGAAGATGGTTTTGGACATCACTTCTGGGTGATTGACAAGCCAGAAGACATTCGATTCATCTCAGATCAGTTTGCAAAGGTTTCGAACACCTATATTGCAGACGGACATCACAGAACTGCAGCTGCTGCATTGGTGGGAAAAGAGATGAGAGAGAAAAACCCTAACCATACAGGGGATGAAGAGTACAACTTCTTCTTGGCAGTACACTTCCCAGACAACCAATTGAAGATTATCGATTATAATAGATTGGTAAAGGATTTAAATGGCATGAGTTCGGATCAGTTTATCAATCTATTGAAAACGAAATTCGATTTTGTAGATTCGTCAACAGAAGAGTTAACTCCAGAAAAGCTACACCAATTCTGTATGTATATAGAAGGTAAATGGTATCGCTTCGATGCTAAACCAGAGATGTGTAACGACGATGACCCAATTCAAGGGCTAGATGTTACAATTCTTTCGGAGCATATCTTAGATCCTGTATTAGGCATTAAAGATTTAAGACGTGATAAGCGAATTGATTTTGTAGGAGGAATACGCGGACTAGGTGAGTTGAGCAGAAGAGTAGATTCGGATGAGATGAAAGTTGCTTTTGCTCTTTATCCAGTCTCTATGCAACAGCTTGTCAATATCGCGGATACAGATAATATTATGCCACCTAAGACAACGTGGTTTGAACCGAAACTTCGTTCTGGTTTGGTAGTACATAAACTACAATAA
- a CDS encoding 3-phosphoglycerate dehydrogenase: MKKILVATEKPFSKETTDYILDAAKGLNVEVVLLEKYGSRDELYAALKDVEGLIVRSDKIDQEAIDAAPKLEVIVRGGAGYDNIDCAYAKEKGIVVMNTPGQNANAVAELTFGLLLMMTRKKYSGKQGFEISGKKMGILGYGNIGRRIANYALGFNMEVEACDIFLKPGETGNEKVAYCPTVKDLFANCQVISLNIPATEETKKSIGYDLLMSMPKNAVVINTARKEVIDEEGLAKALSERTDLYYVADIAPANAQELVEEFGDQVFFTAKKLGAQTEEANFNAGRAALNQSAQYLNEKVADYQVNK; encoded by the coding sequence ATGAAAAAAATCTTAGTTGCTACAGAAAAACCATTCTCTAAAGAGACTACTGACTATATCTTAGATGCAGCCAAAGGGCTGAATGTTGAAGTCGTATTATTAGAGAAGTATGGTTCACGCGATGAACTATATGCTGCACTAAAAGATGTTGAAGGACTCATTGTAAGAAGCGACAAGATCGATCAAGAAGCTATCGATGCCGCTCCGAAACTAGAAGTTATCGTTCGTGGAGGTGCAGGGTATGATAATATTGACTGTGCTTATGCCAAAGAGAAGGGTATCGTGGTGATGAATACACCAGGACAAAATGCCAATGCTGTGGCAGAGCTTACTTTTGGTCTTCTATTGATGATGACAAGAAAGAAGTATAGCGGAAAGCAAGGATTTGAGATCTCAGGAAAGAAGATGGGTATTTTGGGTTATGGAAATATCGGTCGACGTATCGCAAACTACGCCTTAGGTTTTAACATGGAAGTAGAAGCTTGTGATATTTTTCTTAAGCCAGGAGAGACAGGAAATGAAAAAGTAGCTTACTGTCCAACAGTAAAAGATTTGTTCGCAAACTGTCAGGTGATCTCACTAAATATCCCTGCAACAGAAGAGACAAAAAAGAGTATCGGTTACGATCTACTGATGTCGATGCCTAAAAATGCTGTGGTTATCAATACAGCAAGAAAAGAGGTTATCGATGAAGAAGGATTAGCAAAAGCACTAAGTGAAAGAACGGATCTATACTATGTAGCAGATATTGCTCCAGCAAATGCTCAAGAGCTTGTAGAGGAGTTTGGAGATCAAGTGTTCTTTACAGCAAAGAAATTAGGAGCACAAACAGAAGAAGCGAATTTTAATGCAGGTAGAGCAGCATTGAATCAATCGGCTCAATACCTAAACGAAAAAGTTGCAGATTATCAAGTAAACAAGTAA
- the serC gene encoding 3-phosphoserine/phosphohydroxythreonine transaminase has protein sequence MKKHNFYAGPSILPEYTIKKTAEAILDFAGTGLSVMEVSHRSKEFVAVMDEAVALVKELLHVPETHEVLFLQGGASTQFYTVPFNLLKTKAAYLNTGTWANKAIKEAKLFGEVVEVASSKDTTYSYIPKGYTVPSDADYFHYTTNNTIYGTQIHTDPEVDVPLVADMSSDIFSRPIDISKYDLIYAGAQKNLAPAGVTLVIVRRDALGKVDRPIPTMIDYRTHIEKESMFNTPPCVPVFAALQTLRWLKENGGIDAIAKVNEEKAALIYDELDRNKCFEAVVKDPADRSLMNITFVMTEGYKDKEADFFNLATSKNIVGIKGHRSIGGFRASTYNAMPKSSIQVLVDAMQEFEKQQA, from the coding sequence ATGAAGAAGCATAATTTTTATGCAGGACCTTCGATCTTGCCAGAATACACAATTAAGAAGACAGCTGAAGCTATCCTAGATTTTGCAGGAACAGGACTATCCGTAATGGAGGTATCCCATCGAAGTAAGGAGTTTGTAGCCGTAATGGACGAAGCGGTAGCACTAGTAAAAGAGCTACTTCATGTGCCAGAGACACACGAAGTATTATTTCTTCAGGGAGGTGCATCGACACAGTTCTATACAGTACCATTCAACTTATTAAAGACTAAGGCAGCTTACCTTAACACAGGTACATGGGCCAACAAAGCGATCAAAGAAGCTAAATTGTTTGGTGAGGTTGTAGAGGTTGCATCATCAAAAGACACTACATATAGCTACATTCCTAAAGGCTACACAGTGCCAAGTGATGCAGATTATTTTCATTATACAACAAATAATACGATCTACGGAACACAGATACATACAGATCCTGAAGTAGATGTGCCATTGGTAGCGGATATGTCGTCAGATATTTTCAGTCGTCCTATCGATATTTCGAAGTATGATCTTATTTATGCTGGGGCACAAAAGAATTTGGCTCCTGCAGGGGTAACTTTGGTTATCGTACGCAGAGATGCATTAGGAAAAGTTGATCGTCCAATTCCAACAATGATCGACTATCGCACACACATTGAAAAGGAGTCTATGTTTAACACTCCACCATGTGTACCAGTATTTGCAGCATTGCAAACACTAAGATGGTTAAAAGAGAATGGTGGAATTGATGCTATTGCAAAAGTAAACGAAGAGAAGGCAGCCCTTATCTATGATGAGTTAGATCGTAACAAATGTTTCGAAGCTGTCGTTAAAGATCCAGCGGATCGTTCGTTGATGAATATCACTTTTGTAATGACTGAAGGTTACAAAGATAAAGAAGCTGATTTCTTTAATTTGGCTACATCGAAGAATATTGTTGGTATTAAAGGACACCGTTCTATTGGAGGCTTCCGTGCTTCTACATATAATGCTATGCCGAAATCGAGCATTCAAGTATTAGTAGATGCAATGCAAGAGTTTGAAAAGCAGCAAGCCTAA
- the gcvT gene encoding glycine cleavage system aminomethyltransferase GcvT, producing the protein MKTTALNKVHRDLGAKMVEFAGYDMPIEYSGIQGEHMKVRESIGVFDVSHMGEIYVEGPKCLEFLQMMTSNDVSVLEHGQAQYCYFPNGKRGIVDDLIVYCMEKEKCYLLVVNASNIEKDYQWLVDHQIEGITLNNVSDEISQLAVQGPKALEVLQSLTEVTLKDIPFYQFVVGEMAGIKDVIISNTGYTGSGGFELYCANKDVEALWKAVFEAGEAEGIAPIGLAARDTLRMEKGYCLYGNDIDDATSPLEAGLGWTTKFVDNKPFIDRPFLEQQKADGVTKRLRGFILQERGIPRHGYEICTEAGETIGVVTSGTQSPILKQGIGLGYIDLNHCKFGNTVYIKIRKKLIPALIKKLPLI; encoded by the coding sequence ATGAAAACAACTGCTCTAAATAAGGTGCACCGAGACTTGGGTGCTAAAATGGTAGAGTTTGCTGGATATGATATGCCGATAGAGTATAGTGGCATTCAAGGCGAACACATGAAAGTAAGAGAAAGTATCGGGGTATTTGATGTATCTCATATGGGGGAAATTTACGTAGAGGGACCAAAATGTTTGGAGTTCCTACAGATGATGACTTCGAATGATGTTTCGGTTCTAGAGCACGGACAGGCACAGTACTGCTATTTTCCAAATGGTAAAAGAGGTATTGTAGATGATCTGATCGTCTACTGTATGGAGAAAGAGAAGTGTTATCTTTTGGTCGTTAATGCTTCAAATATTGAGAAGGATTACCAGTGGTTGGTAGACCATCAAATAGAAGGCATTACATTGAATAATGTTTCAGATGAGATCTCACAATTGGCAGTTCAAGGACCAAAAGCGCTGGAGGTACTACAAAGTCTTACAGAAGTGACTCTTAAAGATATTCCATTTTATCAATTTGTTGTTGGAGAGATGGCAGGTATTAAGGATGTGATTATCTCCAATACTGGCTACACTGGATCAGGTGGTTTTGAACTCTATTGTGCCAACAAAGATGTGGAAGCACTGTGGAAAGCGGTTTTTGAAGCTGGAGAAGCGGAAGGAATTGCCCCTATTGGATTGGCAGCAAGAGACACCCTAAGAATGGAAAAAGGATACTGTTTATATGGTAACGATATTGACGATGCCACTTCTCCTTTGGAGGCAGGGCTGGGATGGACAACCAAGTTTGTTGATAATAAACCGTTTATTGATCGTCCATTTTTAGAGCAACAAAAGGCAGATGGTGTTACCAAGAGGTTAAGAGGATTTATTCTTCAAGAGAGAGGTATCCCAAGACATGGATATGAAATATGTACGGAAGCCGGTGAGACGATTGGTGTTGTGACTTCAGGAACACAATCACCAATTTTGAAACAAGGTATTGGATTAGGTTATATTGATCTCAATCACTGTAAGTTTGGTAATACCGTTTATATTAAGATTCGCAAGAAATTGATCCCAGCACTGATCAAAAAGTTGCCATTAATATAA